The following are encoded in a window of Mycobacterium vicinigordonae genomic DNA:
- the mnmA gene encoding tRNA 2-thiouridine(34) synthase MnmA: MKVLAAMSGGVDSSVAAARMVDAGHDVVGVHLALSTAPGTLRTGSRGCCSKEDAADARRVADVLGIPFYVWDFAEKFQADVIDDFVSSYARGETPNPCVRCNQQIKFSALSARALALGFDTVVTGHYARLCGGRLRRAVDKDKDQSYVLAVLSAKQLSHAAFPIGDTPKPQIRAEAARRGLAVADKPDSHDICFIPSGNTQAFLGSRIGVRRGSVVDSDGTVLAEHEGVHGFTIGQRKGLGIAGPGPDGRPRYVTAIDAGTATVHVGAAADLNVHALTGRQPVFTAGRAPAGPIECEVQIRAHGEIVAAVAELVGDELRVQLRAPVRGVARGQTLVLYRPDPAGDEVLGSATIAGTCRGAPAGD, encoded by the coding sequence ATGAAGGTTCTCGCCGCGATGAGTGGCGGTGTCGACTCGTCGGTCGCCGCCGCCCGCATGGTGGATGCCGGACATGACGTGGTCGGGGTGCACCTGGCGTTGTCCACCGCCCCGGGCACACTGCGCACCGGATCTCGTGGCTGCTGCTCCAAGGAAGATGCGGCAGACGCGCGACGTGTTGCGGACGTGCTCGGAATCCCTTTCTACGTCTGGGATTTCGCGGAGAAGTTCCAGGCCGACGTGATCGACGATTTCGTGTCGTCCTACGCGCGCGGTGAAACCCCCAACCCGTGCGTGCGTTGCAATCAGCAGATCAAGTTCTCGGCCTTGTCGGCCCGCGCGCTGGCGTTGGGCTTCGATACCGTGGTCACCGGGCACTACGCCCGGCTCTGTGGCGGCCGGCTGCGGCGCGCCGTGGATAAGGACAAGGACCAGTCGTATGTGCTGGCGGTGCTCAGTGCCAAGCAGCTCAGCCATGCCGCATTCCCGATCGGCGACACACCCAAGCCGCAGATCCGCGCGGAGGCCGCCCGACGTGGCCTGGCCGTCGCGGACAAGCCGGACAGTCACGACATCTGCTTCATCCCGTCGGGAAACACCCAGGCATTCCTGGGTTCCCGCATCGGAGTCCGGCGGGGCAGCGTAGTGGACTCCGACGGCACGGTGCTGGCCGAACACGAGGGTGTGCACGGCTTCACCATCGGCCAGCGCAAGGGCCTGGGCATCGCTGGCCCCGGTCCGGACGGCCGGCCGCGCTATGTCACGGCGATCGACGCTGGCACCGCGACCGTTCATGTCGGTGCCGCGGCCGATCTGAATGTGCACGCGCTGACCGGGCGGCAGCCCGTCTTCACCGCTGGACGCGCACCGGCGGGTCCGATCGAGTGCGAGGTCCAGATTCGTGCCCACGGCGAAATCGTCGCTGCAGTAGCCGAATTGGTCGGCGACGAGCTGCGGGTGCAGTTGCGTGCTCCGGTGCGCGGGGTGGCACGCGGCCAGACGCTGGTGCTTTACCGTCCCGACCCCGCCGGCGACGAGGTGCTCGGCAGCGCCACCATCGCCGGGACCTGCCGCGG
- a CDS encoding cysteine desulfurase family protein, with amino-acid sequence MVYLDHAATTPMHPAAIEAMTAVLGSVGNAASLHTTGRTARRRVEESRELIAEKLGARPSEVVFTAGGTESDNLAVKGIFWARRDAEPVRRRIVATEVEHHAVLDAVNWLVEHEGAEVTWLPTAPDGSVSSADLREALQTYDDVALITVMWANNEVGTVMPVAELAAVAAEFGIPMHSDAVQSVGQLPVDFAASGLSAMSVASHKFGGPPGVGALLLRRDVTCVPLLHGGGQERDVRSGTPYVAGTVGMATAARIAVDGLEAGGVRLRGLRDRLIDGVLTGIDDVRLNGARDPMRLPGNAHFTFRGCEGDALLMLLDANGIECSTGSACTAGVPQPSHVLVAMGVDPAGARGSLRLSLGHNSVDADVDAALRVLPGAVARARRAALAAAGLS; translated from the coding sequence ATGGTTTACCTCGATCACGCTGCAACCACCCCGATGCACCCGGCTGCCATCGAGGCCATGACGGCTGTATTGGGCTCGGTGGGCAACGCAGCATCGCTGCACACCACCGGCCGGACGGCTCGCAGACGCGTGGAGGAGTCTCGCGAGCTCATCGCGGAGAAGCTTGGCGCCCGCCCGTCCGAAGTCGTTTTCACCGCGGGCGGCACCGAGAGCGACAACCTGGCCGTAAAGGGGATTTTCTGGGCCCGCCGTGACGCTGAGCCCGTTCGCCGGCGGATCGTGGCGACCGAGGTCGAACACCACGCTGTGCTCGACGCGGTGAACTGGCTCGTCGAGCATGAAGGCGCCGAGGTCACCTGGCTGCCCACCGCGCCCGACGGCTCGGTGTCGTCGGCCGATTTGCGCGAGGCGCTGCAGACCTACGACGACGTGGCACTGATCACGGTGATGTGGGCCAACAACGAGGTGGGCACCGTGATGCCGGTCGCCGAGCTGGCCGCGGTCGCCGCCGAGTTCGGTATCCCGATGCACAGCGACGCCGTGCAGTCAGTTGGCCAGCTACCCGTCGACTTCGCCGCGAGTGGTCTTTCGGCGATGAGCGTGGCATCCCACAAATTCGGTGGCCCGCCCGGTGTCGGCGCGTTGCTGTTGCGTCGCGACGTGACTTGTGTGCCGTTGCTGCACGGCGGTGGTCAGGAGCGTGATGTCCGTTCCGGCACACCATATGTCGCCGGAACCGTCGGGATGGCGACAGCAGCCCGTATTGCAGTGGACGGCCTCGAGGCCGGCGGTGTGCGGCTGCGCGGCCTGCGCGACCGTCTGATCGATGGGGTGCTCACCGGAATCGACGATGTCCGGTTAAACGGTGCCCGCGATCCGATGCGACTGCCGGGCAACGCGCACTTCACCTTTCGTGGCTGCGAAGGCGATGCGCTGTTGATGTTGCTGGATGCCAACGGAATCGAGTGTTCTACCGGGTCGGCTTGTACCGCAGGTGTGCCGCAGCCATCGCACGTGTTGGTCGCGATGGGCGTCGACCCGGCCGGTGCGCGCGGGTCACTGCGATTGTCGCTGGGGCACAACAGTGTCGACGCTGACGTCGACGCGGCGCTGCGGGTGCTGCCCGGCGCCGTCGCGCGGGCGCGGCGCGCCGCGCTGGCAGCTGCGGGGCTTTCGTAA